The following coding sequences lie in one Arachis ipaensis cultivar K30076 chromosome B05, Araip1.1, whole genome shotgun sequence genomic window:
- the LOC107643570 gene encoding probable WRKY transcription factor 4 produces the protein MVGGGGNGERPPWKAANSGGGVEEQPPQRPSITLPTRGGGGGSGGSMESLFGGGFSPGPMTLISSFFGGDDGNKSFSQLLAGAMASPTAAAGTSGLIDSPSALFSSSQVPLGHQQALLAQVTSQGTQLHSSMQVQPQDSLQTMSATTTFAQVHAANTSNNNTNPHMVEPSSSSLNVDKPADDGYNWRKYGQKQVKGSEFPRSYYKCTHASCPVKKKVERSLDGHITAIIYKGEHNHQRPNRRSKDAAMASSEGSNMQGNADYHHDHGTCANHPRMDAESSQATGEHLSGTSDSEEVGDHENEVDDKIVEPDPKRRNTEVTHSDPDSSHRTVTEPRIIVQTTSEVDLLDDGYRWRKYGQKVVKGNPYPRSYYKCTTPGCNVRKHVERASTDPKAVITTYEGKHNHDVPAAKINSHTIANNSSSQFKSQNSNIPQMHGFGSKGIGVNEQQQQPVARLRLKEEQIT, from the exons ATGGTTGGTGGTGGTGGAAATGGAGAGAGACCGCCGTGGAAGGCGGCAAATAGCGGCGGCGGCGTGGAGGAGCAGCCACCACAGAGACCGAGCATCACTCTGCCCACACGtggcggtggtggtggtagtggtggttcCATGGAGAGTCTTTTCGGCGGCGGTTTCAGCCCTGGTCCGATGACACTAATCTCAAGCTTCTTCGGCGGCGACGATGGCAATAAGTCGTTCTCTCAGCTGCTCGCCGGAGCCATGGCATCTCCAACGGCGGCGGCGGGGACCAGTGGCCTGATTGATTCTCCTTCTGCCTTGTTTTCATCTTCTCAG GTTCCCCTAGGACATCAGCAGGCATTATTAGCACAGGTCACTAGTCAAGGAACACAACTACACTCAAGTATGCAAGTCCAACCTCAAGATTCACTGCAAACAATGTCTGCTACTACGACATTCGCACAAGTTCACGCTGCAAACACTTCCAACAACAATACTAATCCACACATGGTAGAGCCTTCTTCTTCCTCGTTGAATGTTGATAAGCCTGCTGACGATGGCTACAATTGGAGGAAATATGGCCAAAAACAG GTGAAGGGTAGTGAGTTTCCTAGGAGTTACTACAAGTGCACTCATGCAAGTTGTCCTGTGAAGAAGAAAGTTGAGAGGTCATTAGATGGACACATTACTGCAATTATATATAAAGGAGAGCACAATCACCAGCGTCCGAATAGGCGCTCGAAAGATGCTGCCATGGCATCGAGTGAAGGCTCAAACATGCAAGGGAATGCTGATTATCATCATGATCATGGTACATGTGCTAATCACCCTAGAATGGATGCAGAATCTAGTCAGGCTACAGGTGAACACCTTTCAGGAACAAGTGATAGTGAGGAAGTAGGTGATCATGAAAATGAGGTGGATGACAAAATTGTTGAGCCTGATCCCAAGAGGAG AAATACAGAGGTGACACACTCAGATCCAGATTCTTCACATAGGACAGTCACAGAGCCAAGAATCATTGTGCAAACAACAAGCGAAGTTGATCTCTTAGACGATGGCTATAGATGGCGAAAGTATGGACAAAAAGTTGTCAAAGGCAATCCATATCCTAG GAGCTATTACAAATGTACAACACCAGGTTGTAATGTTAGGAAGCATGTTGAGAGAGCTTCAACAGATCCTAAAGCTGTCATAACAACATATGAAGGAAAGCATAACCATGATGTACCAGCAGCTAAGATTAATAGCCACACTATTGCCAACAATAGTTCATCACAGTTTAAATCACAAAATAGTAATATACCTCAGATGCATGGTTTTGGAAGCAAAGGTATTGGGGTCAATGAGCAACAGCAACAGCCTGTGGCGCGTCTAAGGCTGAAGGAAGAGCAGATAACATAG
- the LOC107640561 gene encoding sporozoite surface protein 2-like produces MDVLLDIMFHHGGNFEKDGEKKLRYTPDNLTCLGDLDEDTLDVFFIRNYYKELGYDKILHYYLQDQEEKVGMDNTGVDVAEEEGATVTPNDKMRNPSNQSPQNKPTPVNTIDIPNPPINPIPPTNPTPPTKSESLTNPKPPSQEKPLANPNDQSQAKPPNNQKPKPPTNPKPKPPTNQKPKPPTNSKLKPPTKPILPKSVSIATPNSTSKSTLKKKMTTTTHNFRPCTRSVAKEKAVMQARHEGGDALSSYSYDSDKDSLYNPRIEDSSSDDDDYDNDICKAKTVKKRHQI; encoded by the exons ATGGATGTGTTATTAGATATAATGTTTCATCATGGAGGAAACTTTGAGAAAGATGGTGAAAAAAAATTGAGGTATACCCCTGATAACTTAACTTGCCTAGGTGATCTGGATGAGGATACCTTGGACGTTTTCTTCATAAGGAATTATTACAAGGAGTTAGGCTATGACAAGATCCTTCATT ATTATTTACAAGATCAGGAGGAAAAGGTAGGCATGGACAATACAGGAGTGGATGTTGCAGAAGAAGAAGGTGCTACGGTCACTCCTAATGACAAAATGAGGAACCCCAGCAATCAATCCCCCCAAAACAAGCCAACGCCTGTCAACACCATTGACATTCCGAACCCTCCTATTAATCCAATACCTCCTACTAATCCAACACCTCCAACTAAGTCAGAATCTCTCACGAATCCAAAACCTCCAAGTCAGGAGAAGCCTCTTGCCAATCCAAATGATCAATCTCAGGCAAAGCCTCCTAATAATCAAAAGCCAAAACCTCCCACTAATCCAAAGCCGAAGCCTCCTACTAATCAAAAGCCAAAACCTCCTACTAATTCAAAGCTAAAGCCTCCTACCAAGCCTATTCTCCCTAAAAGTGTGTCAATAGCAACACCCAACTCCACATCTAAATCCACCCTCAAGAAGAAAATGACAACAACCACCCATAATTTTAGGCCTTGTACGAGGAGTGTTGCTAAGGAAAAGGCAGTGATGCAAGCACGACATGAGGGAGGTGATGCACTATCCTCTTATTCATATGATAGTGACAAAGATAGTTTGTATAATCCAAGGATCGAAGATAGttcttctgatgatgatgattatgataatGATATTTGTAAGGCTAAGACTGTTAAAAAAAGACATCAGATTTAA